A genomic window from Paenibacillus sp. FSL K6-0276 includes:
- a CDS encoding DEAD/DEAH box helicase → MPGFKELGVSELLCTLLQGQGIVKPTPVQEEAIPPLVQGLDVIARAKTGTGKTLAFLLPIMDKIHTERAYPQALIMAPTRELALQITEEARKLARHTDIKILAVYGGQDVEKQLRKLEGGRHLIIGTPGRLLDHMRRETLDLSGVKMLVLDEADQMLHMGFLEDVETIITAVPYRRQTMLFSATMPDPIKRLAANYMKEPLDIIIKSGSPIPLDNIKQQVVECSDRNKEEALKALIERDRPYLAIIFCRTKRRVSKLNEALQAAGYDCDELHGDLSQGKREGVMKRFRDAKLQLLVATDVAARGLDVEGITHIFNYDMPLDVDSYIHRIGRTGRAGGKGLAITFTSPREQDGLDLIEHGISQRLDRRRYDKDEFGVGEFIAVQGGGRHGGRQSGGAEAARTGRGPKTGGSGRGGSPRGEGGARQGGRGRGKEAGGWSKPAEQGRRSRSDAADGKRGGGSYGAGAPKDGGKAAGVVRVGGGYGAFASRGDAPASGNAAAPSAGSRGANRKGGPSTGYSENVARGADGGAYAGGTPRGGLGSGYGAGPSRGGGKGGKGSKGGYGGAKGGAGKGGRNSGSGGSSRGGRGSSGGFKSGGRGTSR, encoded by the coding sequence TTGCCGGGATTTAAAGAATTAGGAGTTTCAGAATTACTGTGCACATTGCTTCAAGGTCAAGGCATCGTTAAGCCTACACCAGTGCAAGAGGAAGCAATTCCGCCATTGGTGCAAGGACTTGATGTGATTGCCAGAGCAAAGACAGGAACAGGGAAGACATTGGCCTTCTTGCTGCCAATTATGGACAAGATCCATACCGAGCGAGCTTATCCGCAGGCGCTGATTATGGCTCCAACACGTGAGTTGGCTCTGCAGATTACGGAAGAGGCACGTAAGCTGGCTCGTCATACGGACATCAAAATATTGGCGGTTTATGGTGGTCAAGATGTGGAGAAGCAGCTGCGTAAGCTGGAAGGTGGAAGACATCTTATTATCGGTACACCGGGCAGACTCTTGGATCATATGCGCCGGGAGACGCTCGACCTTAGTGGCGTTAAGATGCTCGTTCTGGACGAAGCCGACCAAATGCTGCATATGGGATTCTTGGAGGATGTAGAGACCATTATTACGGCTGTTCCTTATCGTCGTCAAACGATGCTGTTCTCTGCGACTATGCCAGATCCGATTAAACGCCTCGCTGCTAATTACATGAAAGAGCCGCTGGATATCATTATTAAGAGTGGTTCCCCGATTCCGCTGGATAATATCAAACAGCAAGTAGTGGAATGCTCAGATCGTAATAAAGAAGAAGCACTCAAAGCATTGATTGAACGGGATCGGCCGTATTTGGCTATTATTTTTTGCCGGACCAAACGGCGGGTGTCCAAGCTGAATGAAGCACTCCAAGCAGCAGGTTATGATTGTGATGAGCTGCACGGCGATTTGTCCCAAGGTAAACGTGAAGGTGTGATGAAAAGATTCCGTGATGCGAAGCTGCAGCTTCTTGTAGCCACAGATGTAGCGGCTCGGGGTCTGGATGTCGAAGGTATTACTCATATCTTTAACTATGATATGCCACTTGATGTGGATAGCTATATTCACCGGATTGGTCGGACAGGCCGTGCCGGAGGCAAAGGACTTGCAATTACGTTCACTTCTCCGCGTGAGCAAGATGGTCTAGACTTGATCGAGCACGGCATTTCGCAGCGCCTGGATCGTCGCCGTTACGATAAGGATGAATTCGGCGTTGGCGAATTCATCGCTGTGCAAGGCGGCGGACGCCACGGCGGTCGCCAAAGCGGCGGCGCTGAGGCAGCGCGCACGGGCCGCGGACCGAAGACCGGCGGCTCTGGCCGCGGCGGATCTCCGCGCGGCGAAGGCGGAGCGCGGCAAGGTGGCCGCGGCCGCGGTAAGGAAGCAGGCGGCTGGAGCAAGCCTGCTGAACAAGGACGCCGCAGCCGTTCCGATGCGGCAGATGGCAAGCGCGGCGGCGGCAGCTACGGCGCTGGTGCACCTAAGGACGGCGGCAAGGCTGCCGGCGTAGTGAGAGTAGGCGGCGGCTATGGCGCCTTCGCCTCCAGAGGCGATGCGCCAGCTAGCGGAAACGCAGCAGCGCCTAGCGCCGGTTCGCGCGGTGCGAACCGGAAGGGCGGCCCAAGCACTGGCTACAGCGAGAACGTAGCCAGAGGCGCAGACGGCGGTGCTTACGCTGGCGGCACACCACGAGGCGGCTTAGGCAGCGGCTACGGTGCAGGCCCGTCCAGAGGCGGCGGTAAAGGTGGTAAAGGTAGCAAAGGCGGATACGGCGGTGCTAAGGGTGGCGCTGGTAAAGGCGGACGCAACAGCGGAAGCGGTGGATCTTCTCGCGGTGGCCGTGGCAGCTCCGGCGGCTTTAAAAGCGGCGGCAGAGGCACATCCAGATAA
- a CDS encoding AarF/ABC1/UbiB kinase family protein, whose amino-acid sequence MAVRIRHTGRYRSIAMALMHHGFGYMVEELGLYHVLSLPRRLVTQEAHTSLTLGERIRLVLEDLGPTFIKLGQLASTRSDLLPDSIIQELVKLQDNVPPFPVERVRAIVEHELDQRMDEIFSSFEDTPLAAASIGQVHRAVLYSGQVVAVKVQRPGILRTMSRDLEILKDLSALAEKQLGWARQYQLSRMVEEFSKSLIGELDYSQEGRNAEKIAQQMDYDGVYIPDIFWDYTSARVLTMEYVVGITLSRRDELLSNGVKLKDIAQKLVEMMLRQIFIHGFFHADPHPGNVIRMDDGKLALIDFGMTGRLNEEMKEQLSALIIALMRKNTDAMVRAILRLGVIPEDTDRAALHNDMDRLRDEYYDVPFSKMSIGKALNDLFGIARKHRLVLPPDLTMLGKTMLTLEGVISNLDPTISILEMAEPFGRELVKQRFSGPRLQRKLLGGVADLTESLLELPGQARQLSALISKGKLKVEIVAPELEHLERKLDRVGNRLAFSIVMLAFSIIMVGLIIGTAMRGQPSVLWNFPTVEIGGVVALLMFLWLIFAIFKSGRF is encoded by the coding sequence ATGGCAGTACGCATTAGACATACCGGACGTTACCGGTCCATTGCCATGGCGCTTATGCACCATGGTTTTGGCTATATGGTGGAGGAGCTGGGCCTCTATCATGTATTATCCCTTCCACGCCGTCTTGTAACGCAAGAGGCACACACAAGTCTTACGCTCGGGGAGCGGATTCGGCTGGTATTGGAGGATTTGGGCCCAACCTTTATTAAGCTCGGACAACTCGCCAGTACCCGTTCGGATCTGCTACCTGATTCTATTATTCAAGAGTTGGTAAAACTACAGGATAATGTACCACCTTTCCCTGTGGAGCGCGTGCGCGCTATCGTGGAGCATGAACTGGATCAGCGTATGGATGAAATCTTTAGTTCCTTTGAGGATACTCCTCTTGCTGCTGCGTCGATCGGTCAAGTGCATAGAGCTGTTCTTTATAGTGGACAGGTCGTGGCTGTTAAAGTTCAGCGCCCTGGCATTTTGCGTACGATGAGCAGGGATTTGGAAATTCTCAAAGATCTAAGCGCCCTTGCAGAAAAGCAGCTAGGCTGGGCGAGGCAATATCAGTTGTCCCGTATGGTAGAGGAATTCTCGAAATCGCTAATTGGCGAGTTGGATTACAGTCAAGAAGGGCGTAATGCAGAGAAAATTGCTCAACAGATGGATTATGACGGAGTCTACATCCCGGATATCTTTTGGGATTATACATCGGCACGAGTGCTGACGATGGAATATGTGGTAGGGATTACGCTGAGTCGTCGCGATGAGCTACTGAGTAACGGCGTTAAGCTTAAGGATATTGCTCAGAAGCTCGTGGAAATGATGCTAAGACAAATCTTCATTCATGGTTTTTTTCATGCTGATCCTCATCCAGGAAATGTTATACGGATGGATGATGGGAAGCTGGCTTTGATTGATTTTGGCATGACGGGGCGACTGAACGAAGAGATGAAAGAGCAGCTGTCTGCGCTTATCATCGCACTGATGCGCAAAAATACGGATGCTATGGTCCGGGCAATCTTGCGTCTCGGAGTCATCCCAGAGGATACTGATCGAGCTGCACTGCATAATGATATGGATCGACTACGCGATGAGTATTATGATGTTCCGTTCAGTAAGATGAGCATAGGCAAAGCGCTGAATGATCTGTTTGGCATTGCTCGCAAGCATCGATTAGTTCTTCCCCCGGATCTAACGATGCTGGGCAAGACGATGCTGACGCTTGAGGGTGTCATTAGCAACTTGGATCCAACAATCAGCATTTTAGAGATGGCAGAACCTTTTGGACGCGAACTTGTGAAGCAGCGATTTAGTGGTCCACGATTACAGCGTAAGCTCCTTGGAGGCGTAGCCGATTTAACGGAGAGTCTTCTAGAGCTTCCTGGGCAGGCTAGGCAGTTATCCGCGCTAATTAGTAAGGGGAAGCTAAAGGTAGAGATTGTGGCACCCGAGTTAGAGCATTTGGAGCGAAAGCTGGACCGGGTTGGGAACCGCTTAGCATTTAGTATTGTGATGCTTGCGTTCAGTATCATCATGGTTGGACTCATTATTGGCACTGCGATGCGCGGTCAGCCTTCAGTGTTATGGAATTTCCCTACAGTGGAGATTGGTGGCGTAGTGGCGCTTCTGATGTTCTTATGGTTGATCTTTGCGATTTTTAAATCGGGAAGGTTCTAG
- a CDS encoding Ger(x)C family spore germination protein has protein sequence MRKVLSAIGIVLLLLLPGCDFKEIDLRIFVLAIGIDPGEGEGTFKISLKLAIPQGDVTKIDEKMQILTEESPSISEALRRMKSRVSKELDYSHCKSIVFGEGIARKDIQHVMDWAVRRRDIQLILNFGVGRPDALRVLQVRPKSEHIPSNSLIVAMSGQGTESPFISSVYSFQLMRNIYEQGIDPILPIIETEGKNEFVINKIALLNSQKIKMVLTPNETRLYNLLSRSNLRTNLPAHFEGVMYQYYTERSSSNYKILNPESGKATIRYHIKIKGILEESSSPDLVTHGMLEEIAKAGGKELEKDVLALFTKIQASGLDPFGWGLHYGARHFNNDTEMEVWKGLYAGLDFQVKADVDIKYSGLIK, from the coding sequence GTGAGAAAAGTACTTAGTGCAATAGGAATTGTGTTACTGCTACTCCTTCCCGGCTGCGACTTCAAAGAAATTGATTTGCGGATATTCGTACTGGCGATTGGTATTGACCCTGGTGAAGGAGAAGGGACTTTCAAGATTAGTTTGAAACTTGCCATCCCTCAGGGTGATGTTACCAAAATTGATGAGAAGATGCAGATATTAACCGAAGAGTCCCCGAGTATCTCGGAAGCGCTTCGTAGAATGAAATCTAGGGTATCGAAGGAGCTGGATTATTCACATTGTAAATCGATTGTTTTTGGGGAAGGGATTGCGCGCAAGGATATTCAGCATGTGATGGATTGGGCGGTGCGGCGCAGAGATATTCAGCTTATTCTCAATTTTGGAGTTGGGCGTCCAGATGCGCTTCGAGTGCTGCAGGTAAGACCCAAATCGGAGCATATCCCATCGAACTCTCTTATTGTGGCTATGAGTGGTCAGGGAACGGAGTCTCCTTTTATTTCCAGTGTGTATTCCTTTCAACTGATGAGAAATATTTATGAGCAGGGGATTGATCCGATTTTGCCTATTATCGAGACCGAAGGGAAAAATGAGTTTGTAATTAACAAAATCGCTCTGCTGAATAGCCAGAAAATCAAGATGGTTCTTACACCGAACGAAACCCGTCTGTACAATCTGTTATCGCGCTCAAACCTGCGGACCAATTTACCAGCCCATTTTGAGGGAGTCATGTATCAGTATTACACCGAGAGATCATCCTCGAACTATAAAATATTAAATCCGGAGAGTGGGAAAGCTACTATTCGATATCATATTAAGATTAAAGGGATCCTCGAAGAGAGTAGCAGCCCGGATTTGGTGACTCATGGTATGTTGGAGGAAATTGCGAAAGCTGGAGGAAAAGAACTAGAAAAAGATGTATTAGCGTTGTTCACTAAAATTCAAGCTAGCGGTCTGGATCCATTTGGGTGGGGTCTGCACTATGGAGCTAGGCATTTTAATAATGATACAGAAATGGAAGTGTGGAAGGGGCTCTATGCGGGTCTCGATTTTCAGGTCAAAGCTGACGTAGATATTAAATATTCTGGATTGATCAAGTAA
- a CDS encoding uroporphyrinogen-III synthase, with protein MAEQLKGFTVALAGPRKSEEMAKLVQNMGGTAICRPAQGTVFLDDEALEEGLNSWINHPPYLAILTTGMGLDALFETAERLNIADRFLEVLSGSIIAARGYKTVNALKKRGLTPEVRDDDGSTIGLIRGLQSLDLQGKEVVLQLHGDPAPRMLAWLQEAGANTRQVLPYRHTPPEPGELEKLLTEITEGKIDAVAFTSAPQFRFLSQFAREQGKLEEMLESFEDKVLAVSVGRITSEALKEEGVQRIIMPEHERMGSMIVELGKYVAANR; from the coding sequence ATGGCAGAGCAATTGAAAGGGTTCACGGTCGCCTTGGCGGGTCCGCGTAAATCGGAAGAAATGGCCAAGCTGGTCCAAAATATGGGAGGTACGGCGATATGCCGACCTGCCCAAGGTACTGTATTTCTTGATGATGAGGCATTGGAGGAAGGATTGAATTCATGGATCAACCATCCTCCTTACTTGGCAATTCTTACCACAGGCATGGGACTGGATGCTCTCTTCGAAACGGCTGAACGCCTGAATATCGCTGATCGTTTCTTAGAAGTACTTTCTGGTTCTATTATTGCCGCACGGGGTTATAAGACAGTGAATGCTTTGAAAAAAAGAGGGCTTACGCCGGAGGTTCGCGATGACGATGGAAGTACGATCGGGCTGATTCGTGGGCTTCAATCCCTGGATTTGCAGGGCAAGGAAGTCGTTTTGCAGCTGCACGGCGATCCAGCTCCACGTATGCTCGCATGGCTGCAGGAGGCTGGGGCGAATACCCGCCAAGTGCTGCCGTATCGTCATACTCCACCAGAACCAGGTGAGCTTGAAAAACTGCTTACAGAAATCACAGAAGGTAAGATTGATGCCGTGGCTTTTACGAGTGCGCCACAATTTCGTTTCCTCTCTCAATTTGCTCGGGAACAGGGCAAGCTGGAGGAGATGCTGGAGTCTTTCGAGGATAAAGTGCTAGCTGTTTCTGTAGGGCGTATTACCTCTGAGGCGCTTAAGGAAGAGGGCGTACAACGTATCATCATGCCTGAGCATGAACGGATGGGAAGCATGATTGTAGAGCTGGGCAAATATGTGGCGGCGAACCGCTAG
- a CDS encoding polyhydroxyalkanoate synthesis regulator: MSDLFKKAISLGVGLTIVSKEKVEKVVEELVKRGELAPSESKALVDRLIERGEEERGMLKSVVQEQVQRVLKEMKVPVQSDIDELESRVAVLERRLAELEGISHLEGTSAETRTD; encoded by the coding sequence ATGAGTGATTTGTTTAAAAAAGCGATCTCTTTAGGAGTGGGCCTCACCATTGTCAGTAAGGAAAAAGTAGAAAAGGTTGTTGAAGAACTAGTGAAACGTGGGGAGCTTGCTCCTTCGGAGTCTAAGGCCCTCGTTGATCGGCTGATTGAACGCGGTGAGGAAGAGCGAGGTATGCTCAAGTCTGTAGTACAAGAACAGGTACAACGCGTGTTGAAGGAAATGAAGGTTCCTGTACAAAGTGATATTGACGAGCTGGAAAGCCGAGTTGCTGTATTGGAGCGTCGATTGGCCGAGCTGGAAGGGATTTCCCATCTAGAAGGAACATCGGCGGAAACGCGTACGGACTAA
- a CDS encoding transcriptional repressor: protein MKSLNLTSQRQAVYDIVLNSHDHPTAAEVMNRLVEQGHSLAYGTVYNSLRYLSDKQMIRELKLGEAASRYDARMDDHQHIICEVCGAVDEVMNQVPRDWMNTVAKDTGYTIGHAHVVFGGVCPNCKNKSMN, encoded by the coding sequence ATGAAAAGCCTAAATTTGACTTCCCAACGTCAAGCCGTTTACGATATCGTCCTTAATTCACATGACCATCCCACTGCTGCGGAAGTAATGAACCGACTAGTAGAACAAGGTCATAGCTTAGCATACGGTACTGTATATAACTCCCTACGTTATCTTTCAGATAAACAAATGATTCGTGAGCTTAAGCTTGGTGAGGCTGCCAGCAGATATGATGCCCGCATGGATGATCATCAGCATATCATTTGCGAGGTTTGCGGTGCGGTTGACGAGGTAATGAACCAAGTTCCACGAGACTGGATGAACACAGTAGCCAAGGATACAGGTTACACCATTGGTCATGCCCATGTGGTATTCGGAGGCGTCTGCCCGAACTGCAAGAACAAGAGTATGAACTAG
- a CDS encoding ThuA domain-containing protein gives MDKRKCLLLGDYTHPRFHPLQGVDQQISEILNDLLTVQCSENKKLMRIEHLASYDLCIAYNELWNETVSPQQTAGLLSYVSGGGGLIVLHTGASLTKRNELAQLIGGRFKGHSAYEPMNFKVLEHDITEGVEDFQLDEEPYHFEFDPFMERTILLQYESEDGWLPAAWCHSYGLGRVVFLMPGHHEPSFLHPALRKLILQAATWAARIPITN, from the coding sequence ATGGACAAAAGAAAATGTCTACTACTTGGTGATTATACCCATCCCCGTTTCCATCCACTTCAAGGAGTGGACCAACAAATTAGTGAGATCTTAAATGATTTATTAACCGTTCAGTGTTCGGAGAATAAAAAATTGATGCGAATTGAGCATTTGGCAAGTTACGACTTATGTATTGCCTACAACGAATTGTGGAACGAAACCGTATCTCCTCAGCAAACGGCTGGTCTACTCAGCTATGTGAGCGGTGGTGGAGGACTGATTGTTCTTCACACAGGTGCTTCATTGACGAAGCGAAACGAACTAGCTCAGCTGATCGGAGGCCGCTTTAAGGGGCATTCCGCTTACGAGCCGATGAACTTTAAGGTGCTAGAGCATGACATTACTGAGGGCGTTGAGGATTTCCAACTAGATGAAGAGCCTTATCATTTCGAATTTGATCCGTTCATGGAGCGGACTATTCTGCTTCAGTATGAATCAGAGGATGGATGGTTGCCAGCTGCATGGTGCCACAGCTATGGTTTAGGACGAGTAGTATTCCTTATGCCTGGTCATCATGAGCCATCCTTCCTCCATCCAGCACTACGTAAACTGATCCTGCAGGCGGCTACTTGGGCTGCTCGTATTCCGATCACTAACTAA
- a CDS encoding methyl-accepting chemotaxis protein, protein MTSMNKKAGMTIRTKLILTYLLVLLLPSIIIGWRTYQSASHEVEDQLVNNATESVVAVNEIINSNIQSKIDAVSYFAAEFTAEGTNSEATGKTVASMKDRLKEYAVLHPDVLDIYVSTSRGQSIHALEAKLPEGYDPRQETAYVNSLKHGKGVVISPAFQTVNQETAIAISTVLKSGDGVVTLSLNLSALGDLTSTKVGKEGYIIILDNSKKYLVHPTEVIGQESSDDFVKKMFEEEQGSFDYVNKDTHKKMTFMVNELTGWRIGGTISIDEVTSATSGIRNTALLVIVVSVLLALIVIYFNIQSILRPLLRLRKATAVIAQGDLSEDIGAFRKDEIGLLAENFQLMVLSLREMIIGVQEMTSNVSSSAEELTASAEQNAQTIEQMTIAIQEVAAGTERQVIGVRKGMESTAATTSEVDHISVYMEQVSAMMDKTSLSASEGNDSVISVVDKINGIHETVGELGSVIDKLNERTGQIEGIVGVITGIARQTNLLALNASIEAARAGEHGRGFAVVAAEVRKLAEESERSAHLIAQQITAINSEMTLVTHTMEDTKQRVTEGIEAVDTSGRSFSRIRRAVKSAAEKIEAMGGAVQTLLVESDHMEKAIGEIRGITEEAAVSTETIATAAQEQLASVEEMASSSTDLSRLAEELQKLVSSFKIHSS, encoded by the coding sequence ATGACATCTATGAACAAAAAAGCAGGAATGACTATCCGAACCAAGTTAATTCTTACATACCTACTAGTTCTGCTGTTGCCCAGTATCATTATCGGCTGGCGAACCTATCAATCTGCCAGCCATGAAGTGGAAGATCAACTGGTGAACAATGCTACCGAAAGTGTTGTGGCAGTAAATGAAATCATCAACTCGAATATTCAATCCAAAATAGATGCTGTTTCTTATTTTGCCGCTGAGTTCACCGCTGAGGGGACCAACAGTGAGGCAACTGGGAAGACGGTAGCTTCTATGAAGGACAGATTAAAGGAATATGCTGTGCTACATCCTGATGTGCTGGACATTTATGTTAGTACAAGCAGGGGGCAATCCATCCATGCTTTGGAAGCTAAGCTGCCTGAAGGCTACGATCCAAGGCAGGAAACTGCCTATGTTAATTCTCTGAAGCACGGGAAAGGTGTTGTGATCTCTCCGGCCTTTCAAACCGTAAATCAGGAAACGGCGATTGCGATATCAACGGTTCTGAAGAGCGGAGACGGGGTGGTTACCTTGAGTCTCAACCTATCCGCATTAGGAGACTTAACCTCGACTAAGGTTGGTAAGGAAGGATATATTATTATTCTTGATAACAGCAAGAAATATCTTGTTCATCCAACAGAGGTTATTGGGCAGGAATCATCCGATGATTTTGTTAAGAAAATGTTCGAGGAAGAACAAGGTTCTTTTGATTATGTAAACAAGGATACACACAAAAAGATGACGTTTATGGTTAATGAGCTTACGGGCTGGAGAATCGGGGGTACGATAAGCATAGATGAAGTGACTTCGGCAACGAGCGGAATCCGCAATACAGCGCTGCTTGTTATCGTAGTTTCCGTTCTACTTGCACTGATCGTTATCTATTTTAATATTCAATCTATTCTGCGGCCGCTTCTCCGGCTGCGGAAAGCAACTGCAGTGATAGCGCAAGGCGATCTGTCCGAAGACATAGGGGCTTTCCGCAAAGATGAAATTGGCCTGCTAGCCGAGAACTTTCAATTAATGGTGCTCAGCTTGCGGGAGATGATCATTGGCGTACAGGAGATGACGAGCAATGTCTCCTCTTCAGCCGAAGAGTTAACCGCCAGTGCAGAGCAGAATGCCCAAACGATTGAGCAGATGACGATAGCGATTCAGGAAGTAGCGGCAGGGACAGAACGGCAGGTTATCGGTGTGCGAAAAGGAATGGAAAGTACAGCGGCGACGACAAGCGAAGTGGATCATATTTCCGTATATATGGAGCAGGTGTCTGCGATGATGGACAAGACTTCGCTCTCTGCTTCAGAAGGAAATGATTCGGTCATCAGCGTGGTGGATAAGATCAATGGTATCCATGAAACAGTGGGAGAGCTTGGCAGTGTAATCGACAAGCTAAATGAAAGGACCGGTCAAATTGAGGGCATTGTCGGTGTCATCACAGGGATTGCCCGTCAGACTAATCTGTTAGCTCTTAATGCTTCTATTGAGGCCGCCAGAGCTGGAGAGCATGGCCGTGGATTTGCCGTTGTTGCTGCCGAAGTGCGTAAGCTGGCAGAGGAATCAGAGAGATCAGCGCATCTGATTGCACAGCAGATTACCGCCATTAATAGTGAAATGACGCTGGTAACCCATACGATGGAAGATACAAAGCAGCGAGTAACCGAAGGGATTGAGGCCGTGGATACTTCCGGACGTTCCTTCTCACGTATTCGTAGAGCGGTCAAGAGTGCCGCGGAGAAGATTGAGGCAATGGGCGGGGCTGTACAGACCTTATTGGTGGAGTCAGATCATATGGAGAAGGCTATTGGAGAGATTCGCGGAATCACCGAAGAAGCGGCTGTAAGTACAGAGACCATCGCAACGGCAGCGCAAGAGCAGCTCGCTTCTGTTGAAGAGATGGCATCTTCGTCTACCGACCTTAGCCGTCTTGCGGAGGAACTGCAGAAGCTTGTGAGTAGCTTTAAAATACACTCTTCCTAG
- a CDS encoding GerAB/ArcD/ProY family transporter, translated as MMAKSRYFYCLFLMNSLINIINFVPRELIDRRFDGALFSILIATVIGTLFVYIFTVLIAKFPGKGFPEIFNPLLPKLVVKPLLVFFAGLWCVAGGITLLSFVDITLRYISPDSSPYTVVISFLILVCICCRFDSLSLLYGLEIILCVTLPLILYGIVKALINPDFNWDSVLQVTTYVWHKPDLMSLAAATFSFSGYINLAIFNRVFHGLKLKHVWILGVEGLLVLLLTFLVPIGYFGTAAIERHVYTWFSTADSIRIESFIIERMLFIFYFAYMTLSLVSAIVHWHVGLELFKSAISSAKKQSPRAEQWKEWIILCLFSGVVLSLIWMDQYQLNVMGAWFLQIRWFGEMFLIALLFYCYRKVRRQGL; from the coding sequence ATGATGGCCAAAAGCCGTTATTTCTACTGTCTTTTTCTGATGAACAGCTTGATCAACATCATTAATTTTGTTCCTAGGGAACTAATAGACAGACGCTTTGACGGTGCTTTGTTCTCCATACTAATTGCAACGGTCATTGGCACTTTATTTGTCTATATATTTACTGTATTAATTGCTAAATTTCCTGGAAAGGGGTTTCCGGAAATATTTAATCCTCTTTTGCCTAAGCTGGTAGTCAAACCTTTACTAGTGTTTTTTGCTGGTTTATGGTGTGTGGCTGGGGGGATTACATTGCTCTCTTTTGTAGATATTACGCTGCGGTATATTAGTCCAGATTCAAGTCCGTATACTGTCGTGATTAGTTTTCTGATCCTGGTCTGTATCTGCTGTCGCTTTGATTCTCTATCACTTTTGTATGGTCTTGAAATCATTCTCTGCGTGACATTACCGTTAATTCTCTATGGCATCGTAAAGGCGCTGATCAATCCGGATTTTAATTGGGATTCAGTTCTGCAGGTCACTACATACGTCTGGCATAAGCCGGATCTAATGAGCCTTGCGGCAGCCACCTTTTCGTTCAGTGGTTATATTAATCTGGCGATATTTAATCGGGTATTTCATGGGTTAAAGCTGAAGCATGTCTGGATTTTAGGGGTGGAAGGTCTGCTCGTACTTCTCTTGACCTTTTTGGTCCCTATCGGTTATTTCGGAACCGCTGCGATTGAGAGACATGTATATACGTGGTTCTCGACGGCAGACAGTATCCGGATTGAATCCTTTATTATTGAACGGATGCTGTTTATTTTTTATTTTGCCTACATGACTTTATCTCTGGTAAGTGCAATCGTTCATTGGCATGTGGGGCTAGAACTATTTAAAAGTGCCATCTCATCTGCGAAAAAACAATCCCCAAGGGCAGAGCAGTGGAAAGAGTGGATCATCCTGTGTTTATTCAGCGGAGTGGTTCTCTCCTTAATCTGGATGGATCAATATCAGCTCAACGTGATGGGCGCTTGGTTTCTACAAATCCGTTGGTTTGGTGAGATGTTCTTAATCGCTCTGCTGTTTTATTGTTATCGTAAAGTAAGGAGGCAGGGTTTGTGA